From Ancylobacter pratisalsi, one genomic window encodes:
- a CDS encoding AAA family ATPase, with translation MSTKQILALLNSHIDGDEDQLLSIALQIAAQEARQGRADDAEKLKRLVQKARDQRHVGKPAGGQTPIPLARPRGELQGLVESAYPKVTLSSMVLSDDIAARLGRIVRQQQERATLREHSQTPATHMLLVGLPGTGKTMTASALAGELRLPLFTVRLEALFSRFFGETAGKMRLLFDQIAQTRGVYLLDEFDAIGARRGDPNDVGEIRRVLNSVLAFMEEPNSTDSLVLAATNHVEILDEALARRFDEVIEYTLPDVAAARAIVERRLGKFKFAAKAWPALETALEGLSQGELVRAADAVVKDAILEGASKASPEALQGALQNRQTLKGKFRRQSSR, from the coding sequence ATGTCTACCAAGCAAATTCTCGCGCTCCTCAACTCGCATATCGACGGAGATGAAGATCAGCTTCTGTCGATCGCCTTGCAGATCGCCGCACAGGAAGCCCGTCAAGGTCGGGCCGATGATGCCGAAAAGCTGAAGCGCCTCGTCCAGAAGGCTAGAGACCAGCGCCATGTCGGAAAGCCCGCTGGCGGGCAGACGCCGATTCCGCTGGCTCGGCCACGGGGCGAATTGCAAGGTCTCGTCGAGAGCGCCTATCCCAAGGTCACGCTGTCAAGCATGGTGCTGTCGGACGACATCGCCGCACGGCTTGGGCGGATCGTTCGCCAGCAACAGGAACGCGCAACCTTGCGCGAACACAGCCAGACGCCGGCGACACATATGCTGCTCGTCGGTCTGCCCGGCACAGGTAAGACCATGACCGCCTCGGCGCTTGCCGGGGAATTGCGCCTGCCGCTCTTCACTGTGCGTCTCGAAGCCTTGTTCAGCCGCTTTTTCGGCGAGACAGCCGGCAAGATGCGACTGCTGTTTGATCAAATCGCGCAAACACGCGGTGTCTATCTACTCGACGAGTTCGACGCGATCGGCGCTCGCCGAGGCGACCCGAACGATGTCGGCGAGATCCGCCGGGTGTTGAACTCGGTCCTGGCCTTTATGGAAGAGCCAAACTCGACCGACAGCCTCGTGCTGGCGGCGACGAACCACGTCGAGATCCTGGATGAAGCGCTGGCGCGGCGCTTCGATGAGGTGATCGAATACACGCTGCCGGACGTCGCGGCCGCCCGCGCGATCGTTGAGCGCCGCCTTGGCAAATTCAAATTCGCCGCAAAGGCGTGGCCTGCACTCGAAACGGCACTGGAGGGGCTCAGCCAGGGCGAATTGGTTCGTGCCGCAGATGCCGTCGTGAAGGACGCTATCCTTGAAGGGGCGTCGAAGGCCTCGCCTGAAGCGCTACAAGGCGCTTTGCAGAACCGACAAACATTAAAGGGTAAGTTCCGCCGTCAATCCAGCCGTTAG